In a single window of the Candidatus Desulfatibia profunda genome:
- a CDS encoding ribbon-helix-helix domain-containing protein yields the protein MADKKMFATRIDPDTLKALKHLAVDTEISIADLTEEAIQDLLKKYEKKVKK from the coding sequence ATGGCTGATAAAAAGATGTTCGCAACAAGAATTGACCCTGATACCCTGAAAGCATTAAAGCACCTCGCTGTTGATACTGAGATATCTATTGCCGATCTAACCGAAGAAGCCATCCAGGACCTGCTCAAAAAGTACGAAAAGAAGGTCAAGAAATAA
- a CDS encoding DUF2845 domain-containing protein, protein MSCRATPGSNMICIGATPFDTLTKCGKPDYADQTGTATVGVFGSTTRRQGADATKQTGSFTAASNKVEKWYYDCGTGQFGKIVTFKGGKIVSIENSADRGTGDQKCW, encoded by the coding sequence ATGAGCTGTAGAGCTACACCCGGATCAAACATGATATGTATCGGGGCCACGCCGTTTGACACCCTCACTAAATGTGGCAAGCCTGATTATGCTGACCAGACCGGCACGGCAACTGTAGGGGTTTTTGGATCGACAACAAGGCGGCAGGGGGCAGATGCTACAAAACAGACCGGATCATTTACGGCGGCTTCTAATAAAGTAGAAAAATGGTACTATGATTGTGGTACAGGCCAGTTCGGTAAGATTGTCACATTTAAAGGCGGGAAGATTGTTTCCATCGAAAATTCAGCAGACAGAGGCACGGGCGACCAAAAGTGCTGGTGA